The sequence CCCGGCCCGCCCGCGGCGGCCGCCGGGGCGTCGGCCAGGGAAACCGTGAGCTCCTTGGTCTGCGGCGGGTAGCAGACCCCGGCGTCGGCGCAGCCCTGGTAGCGGGCCTCCACCACCACCTCGTCGGTGTCCTCGACGCCGCTGAGCTCGGCGGTGAGGGTGGCCTCGCCGTAGAAGACCTCCATCTCCTTATCGAAGGTCTCGTCGTACTTCTCCTTGCCCGCGGGCACCTCGGTGGCGACCACCTCGCCCCCCTCGGGCTCCACGACCGAAAGATCGAGCTTGTCGCGGTAGAGGTAGGTGTCGTCCCCCACGTCCCAGGTGACCCGCACCGTGTCGGGTCCCACCGCCTCGGCGCTGGGCTGGAACGCCTCCTCGGGCTGCGGGATGTTCTGGGCCTGGGCGGAAACCGCCAGGGAGGTCAGCAGCAAGGCAACCACAAGGCTCAGCGCAGCGCGCGCCTGCCTCGCAACCGACGCTTGGAACTTCATGCCGGGCTCGCTCCTTTTCCCACTAGAATGTCCGTTCTAGCGGCGTAATGTACCAGACCTCGGACCACAAATCCCCCCAGCGGGTTCATTTGCCCCGCCTTGGCCGTCCCCGCGGACCCGTGATGGGCGTCCCGCCCCCGGGCCCCACGGAATCCCGGCTCAATCCAGATGGTCGATCCAGCGCAGGTAAGCGGCGAGGCCGTTGTCGATGGACACGGCGATGATCTCGGGGACGTCGTAGGGGTGGGCCTCCAGGATGGCGGCCTCCAGGGGCTCGTAGAGCTTCTCCTTGGTCTTGATCATGAGGAGGATCTCGCTGTCCTCCTCCACTCGGCCCTCCCACTCGTACACGCTGGTACCCGCCTGATGCCGGTGCACGCAGGCGGCAAGGCGCTCCGTCACTACCTTGTGGCTGATGGTGCGGGCCACCTCCTCGTTGGGGCAGGTGGTGTAGACGATGATGTTCAAGGTCGGCCTCCTTGCTCGGGCTGCGGCGGCGGGCGTTTCATCCCGTCGGGAACTCCGCCCGCCACCCGTACTCTAACGTGGTAGCCGAATCAGTCCACGGCTCGGTGCGAGAGCGACGGGCTTGTTGATTGTGAAGGCTTTTCCTCCTTTGTGGGTTGGGCGACGGTCTCCGGACCGTCGCCATTTTTTTGCCCCCCGGCCCGAATTCGCCTTCGCGGAATCTTTCCTCCGACCCCCTTGAACCGTTCGCCGCCCGTCCCCACATACGCAGGACTGGGAGGCGCCTCTCCCCCCATCCGCGTCCGGAAGGTTTTCCATGCGGCTATTTCCTAGCCTGTTCGCGCTGTTCCTGATTGTCCCCCTCGTGGAGATCTATCTCCTCATCGAGGTGGGCCAGGTCATCGGAGCCCCGCTGACCATCCTGGCCGTGGTGGGCACCGCCCTCCTCGGTGCCGTCCTGACGCGGTACCAGGGGATGGTAACCGTAACCCGCTTCTATGGGCAGCTTGCCCGCGGCGAGCTGCCGGGCTTCACCCTTTTCGAGGGCGCCTGCCTGCTGGTGGCCGGCGCCCTGCTGCTGACCCCCGGCTTCTTCACCGACGCCGTGGGCTTCGCCCTGCTCACCCCGCCTTTGCGAGCCTGGGCCTACAACCGCCTGCGCCACCGCCTGGAGGTGCGGACCTGGTCCCCGCCGCCCCGCGACCGCGGCGGTCCGGGGAGTCACGGGGGATCGGGCTCGACCATCGAAGGCCAGTTCCGGGAGCGGGACCGCGACCAATAGCCTTTCGGGTCCTTCGAAAGGCACGGCAAATCCGGACGCTATGGGATTGACAAGGCGGACCGGACCGTTAACATTAGCACTCTCCTCCGCCGAGTGCTAATAACGCCCCGGACGGAAACCGAACACCCAAAACCATCAGCTTTTTTTCGACGTACGCCTACCTCAGGAGGGAACGGCACCATGAAGATCCGGCCTCTACACGACCGTGTCGTGGTGAAGCGTGTGGAAGAGGAAGAGAAGACCGAAGGCGGTCTCTACATCCCCGACACCGCCAAGGAGAAGCCGATCCAGGGCGACGTGGTCGCCGTGGGCGACGGCAAGATCCTGGACAACGGGGAGAAGCGCCCCATGGCCGTCAAGGAAGGCGACCGGGTGATCTTCGCCAAGTACGCCGGCACCGAGGTGTCCGTGGGCAGCGAGGACGTCCTGGTGATGCGCGAGGACGACATCATGGGCGTGGTCGAGTAACCGACCGCCCCACCCCGAACATTACACCCACTAGGTTCCAAAACCGGAGGGTTTAGAAAACCATGCCTGCGAAAGATATTAAATTCGGTGAGAACGCTCGCCACCGCATGCTTCACGGCGTCGACCAGCTCGCTAACGCCGTCAAGGTGAC comes from Thiohalorhabdus denitrificans and encodes:
- a CDS encoding protein-disulfide reductase DsbD N-terminal domain-containing protein, with the translated sequence MKFQASVARQARAALSLVVALLLTSLAVSAQAQNIPQPEEAFQPSAEAVGPDTVRVTWDVGDDTYLYRDKLDLSVVEPEGGEVVATEVPAGKEKYDETFDKEMEVFYGEATLTAELSGVEDTDEVVVEARYQGCADAGVCYPPQTKELTVSLADAPAAAAGGPG
- the cutA gene encoding divalent-cation tolerance protein CutA produces the protein MNIIVYTTCPNEEVARTISHKVVTERLAACVHRHQAGTSVYEWEGRVEEDSEILLMIKTKEKLYEPLEAAILEAHPYDVPEIIAVSIDNGLAAYLRWIDHLD
- a CDS encoding FxsA family protein, giving the protein MRLFPSLFALFLIVPLVEIYLLIEVGQVIGAPLTILAVVGTALLGAVLTRYQGMVTVTRFYGQLARGELPGFTLFEGACLLVAGALLLTPGFFTDAVGFALLTPPLRAWAYNRLRHRLEVRTWSPPPRDRGGPGSHGGSGSTIEGQFRERDRDQ
- the groES gene encoding co-chaperone GroES, yielding MKIRPLHDRVVVKRVEEEEKTEGGLYIPDTAKEKPIQGDVVAVGDGKILDNGEKRPMAVKEGDRVIFAKYAGTEVSVGSEDVLVMREDDIMGVVE